The following are encoded together in the Salvia hispanica cultivar TCC Black 2014 chromosome 6, UniMelb_Shisp_WGS_1.0, whole genome shotgun sequence genome:
- the LOC125194837 gene encoding uncharacterized protein LOC125194837 encodes MNPDNYDLSTSDGCRRALTRALFDAVSEAAAECLAQMQRKAATEAAAVAQLAYGTTTDMFDEYLHVGETTGRECLKNFCKIVVEAFGDAYLRRLTADDCQSLIRMHETVHDFLGMLGSIDYMHWQWKNCPTAWRGQFTSGYKGSHPFSPARRPIFVDPRLPLARLPSFSIMRRAVCLGASADGSLISIQTLTEGAFGVLRSRWTIVKGPARFWFKEVIADVMYACIIMHNMIVEQEVGHVTDWVDDEAGSSSSTTTPPVTRGLPLGFGEVLQQQTSMRSQQDHTQLMTDMIEEVWNRNRR; translated from the exons atgaatcccgacAACTACGATTTGAGTACATCGGATGGCTGCAGACGGGCCTTGACTCGAGCCTTGTTCGATGCCGTTAGTGAAGCCGCGGCGGAGTGCTTGGCACAAATGCAGCGGAAGGCAGCGacggaggcggcggcggtggcgcaG ttggcctacggcacCACAacggatatgttcgacgagtaccttcacGTCGGGGAGACAACTGGCCGCGAATGTCTCAAGAATTTTTGTAAGATAGTTGTGGAGGCTTTTGGCGACGCATATTTGCGACGCCTGACTGCGGATGATTGCCAGAGCCTGATAAGGATGCACGAGACGGTGCACGACTTCCTTGGGATGCTAGGGAGCATAGACTATATGCACtggcagtggaagaactgtccgacggcgtggagaggccaatttacTAGCGGCTACAAGGGCAGCCACCCTTTCTCGCCGGCGCGTCGCCCCATATTCGTCGATCCTCGGCTCCCACTCGCTCGACTACCCTCTTTCTCGATCATGCGTAGGGCGGTCTGTCTCGGCGCGAGCGCCGACGGATCGCTCATCTC tatacaaactctaacagagGGGGCTTTTGGGGTGCTCCGATCGCGGTGGACAATCGTGAAAGGTCCGGCGCGTTTCTGGTTCAAGGAAGTCATCGCCGacgtcatgtatgcgtgcatcatcatgcataacatgatagtcgaacaagAAGTTGGACATGTCACCGATTGGGTGGATGATGAAGCCGGATCTAGCTCCAGCACGACGACCCCGCCTGTCACTCGAGGATTACCGCTTGGCTTCGGTGAGGTTCTACAGCAACAGACCTCAATGCGCAGCCAACAAGATCATACTCAACTCATGaccgacatgattgaagaagtttggaaccGCAATCGCCGTTGa
- the LOC125194838 gene encoding protein JINGUBANG-like, with protein MLQSVFLQEPTSLLTTSSTPRSTAEESPTPSFRYDFQDLKAKVPATSSQSYKSLAILSGHVGSVSCLALCGEFILSASHANDIIVWQQPDLRLFTKFGQGDGAVKAILTSGNRVFTAHQDSRIRAWQVSRSSENVFRLIDTLPTTKDYLGKCMKQRRNHKSLWIEHSDTISCLALSAGLIYSASWDKTLKVWRLSDFKCLESVRAHDDAINGISAGNGMVYTASADGRIKAWGRGVAGLSCRKVLEGHKDVSFNAVVLTEDGGFVYGGGSDGSLMGWRWEGWRPVCDVRAHESAVLCLCLMGERMMCSGSADKNICVWRREVGGGVFRHMVVKGHHGPVKCLQASPLRVGGGFMLYSGSLDRSLRVWWVPIECVI; from the coding sequence atgCTTCAATCCGTATTCCTTCAAGAACCAACGTCATTGCTAACAACAAGCTCGACGCCGCGTAGCACCGCCGAAGAAAGCCCCACGCCATCATTCCGGTACGATTTCCAAGATCTGAAAGCCAAGGTCCCCGCCACCTCCTCCCAATCCTACAAATCCCTGGCCATCCTCTCCGGCCACGTCGGCTCCGTCTCCTGCCTCGCCCTCTGCGGCGAATTCATCCTCAGCGCCTCCCACGCCAACGACATCATCGTCTGGCAGCAGCCCGACCTCCGCCTCTTCACCAAATTCGGCCAGGGCGACGGCGCCGTCAAGGCCATCCTCACCTCCGGCAACCGCGTCTTCACCGCCCACCAGGACAGCCGCATCCGCGCCTGGCAGGTCTCCCGATCCTCCGAGAATGTGTTCCGCCTCATCGACACCCTCCCCACCACCAAGGACTATCTAGGAAAATGCATGAAGCAGAGGCGCAACCACAAGTCCCTCTGGATCGAGCATTCCGACACTATCTCCTGCCTCGCCCTCTCCGCCGGCCTCATCTACTCCGCCTCCTGGGACAAGACCCTTAAGGTCTGGCGCCTCTCCGACTTCAAGTGCCTCGAGTCCGTCCGCGCCCACGACGACGCCATCAACGGCATCTCCGCGGGGAATGGCATGGTCTACACTGCCTCGGCCGACGGCCGGATCAAGGCCTGGGGGCGGGGCGTTGCGGGGCTGTCGTGCAGGAAGGTGCTGGAGGGCCACAAGGATGTGTCCTTCAATGCTGTGGTGCTGACGGAGGATGGGGGCTTCGTGTACGGGGGTGGCTCGGATGGGAGCCTTATGGGGTGGCGTTGGGAGGGGTGGAGGCCTGTTTGTGATGTCAGGGCGCATGAGTCTGCGGTGTTGTGCCTGTGCTTGATGGGGGAGAGGATGATGTGCAGCGGGTCCGCGGATAAGAACATTTGCGTGTGGAGGAGGGAGGTGGGTGGTGGGGTGTTTAGGCATATGGTGGTCAAGGGGCACCACGGCCCGGTGAAGTGCCTGCAGGCGTCGCCGCTCAGGGTTGGCGGCGGCTTCATGTTGTATAGTGGGAGTCTTGATAGGAGTCTTAGGGTTTGGTGGGTGCCAATTGAATGTGTTATTTag
- the LOC125191681 gene encoding glycosyltransferase-like KOBITO 1 — protein MAGLRQQPPSSAASQNSFTAKLLLLLTLLPLSLALFAFLLQWRGGGIDDPISRWSPDESHKFPGMDSSPLSTVAHSSDCTTLFGHSSTASFPYFKDWKFNFHADLKPKICVTTSTSAGLEQILPWMFYHKVIGVSTFFLFVEGKAASPQVSKVLESIAGVKVIYRTKELEDQQARSRIWNETWLSSFFYKPCNYELFVKQSLNMEMAIVMARDAGMDWILHLDTDELIHPAGAREYSLRQLLLDVPKNVDTVVFPNYESSIERDDVKEPFTEVSMFKKNYDHLTKDTYFGMYKESTRGNPNYFLTYGNGKSAARIQDHLRPNGAHRWHNYMKTPNEIKLEEAAVLHYTYSKFSDLTSRRDRCGCKPTKDDVKRCFMLDFDRSAFIIASTATEEEMLNWYREHVVWTDRALNLKLLRKGILTRIYAPMTIIQGLRESGIFRSIIASAQGSLSKDNFLASIESSNSSRASISRLLDSRKIGRDRVSQSAARKSLDIDISSDESAIPPLSPPLIDEDAQIEA, from the exons ATGGCGGGTCTCCGGCAACAACCACCGTCCTCCGCTGCCTCCCAAAACTCCTTCACTGCGAagcttctcctcctcctcaccCTCCTCCCCCTCTCCCTCGCCCTCTTCGCCTTCCTCCTCCAATGGCGCGGCGGCGGCATCGATGATCCCATCTCCCGATGGTCTCCCGATGAATCTCACAAGTTCCCCGGCATGGATTCCTCCCCTCTCTCCACCGTCGCCCACTCATCCGATTGCACCACGCTCTTCGGCCACTCCTCTACCGCCTCATTTCCCTACTTTAAAGACTGGAAGTTCAACTTTCACGCCGATCTTAAGCCCAAg ATATGTGTTACAACTAGCACATCTGCTGGATTGGAGCAGATTCTGCCCTGGATGTTCTATCATAAAGTTATTGGGGTTTCAACTTTTTTCCTATTTGTTGAAGGGAAGGCTGCATCTCCTCAAGTATCCAAAGTTCTTGAATCCATTGCG GGTGTGAAGGTGATATACAGAACCAAAGAGCTGGAGGACCAACAAGCTAGGAG CCGGATCTGGAACGAAACTTGGTTGTCAAGTTTCTTTTACAAGCCTTGCAACTATGAGCTTTTTGTGAAGCAATCCTTGAACATGGAAATGGCAATAGTTATGGCGAGG GATGCTGGCATGGACTGGATACTTCATCTGGACACTGATGAATTGATACATCCAGCTGGTGCTCGGGAATATTCTTTGAGACAATTGTTACTTGATGTTCCAAAGAATGTTGACACGGTTGTCTTTCCCAACTAT GAGAGCAGCATTGAACGGGATGATGTCAAGGAACCTTTCACAGAG GTGTCAatgttcaagaaaaactatgaCCATCTTACAAAAGACACTTACTTTGGCATGTATAAGGAATCAACCCGAGGCAATCCAAATTACTTTTTGACCTATGGGAATGGGAAGTCTGCAGCTAGAATACAAGATCATCTTCGCCCTAATGGTGCACACAGATGGCACAACTACATGAAAACTCCCAA TGAGATCAAATTGGAAGAGGCTGCTGTCTTACATTATACATATTCCAAGTTCTCTGACTTGACTTCTAGACGGGATAGGTGTGGATGTAAACCTACAAAGGATGATGTGAAGCGATGTTTTATGCTGGATTTTGATAGATCT GCTTTTATAATTGCTTCAACAGCAACTGAGGAGGAGATGCTAAACTG GTACCGCGAGCATGTTGTGTGGACTGATAGGGctctaaatttgaaattgttgaGAAAAGGAATCTTAACGCGCATCTATGCTCCCATG ACAATCATCCAAGGGTTGAGAGAGTCTGGCATCTTCAGGTCCATCATTGCTTCTGCTCAAGGATCTCTATCAAAGGACAATTTCTTAGCATCCATTGAGAGCAGTAATTCCTCCAGGGCTTCCATATCCAGATTGCTCGATTCAAGAAAGATAGGCAGGGATAGAGTCTCTCAGTCAGCAGCTAGAAAATCCCTAGACATAGACATCTCTTCCGATGAATCAGCCATCCCACCATTATCTCCCCCATTAATTGATGAAGACGCCCAGATTGAAGCGTGA
- the LOC125196739 gene encoding uncharacterized protein LOC125196739 — protein MGNWNRRYMPRRKPRHYDYEDPPPTSPISYSSGLAHNRVPSWEIDYCHSCKVPWNKVLASKKYIYSYPSVLNWDGSAGKEALENAKQRFWAKINGLLCDKPLPDPDMYISEIEWNPQIDRELMEDLDHQVFNPDEAEKIEQLDTINEEVECTQTQHDKNQYASDNQWETDQVIGTGNVKEENGWGRWDDSLNLTNDDPWEQSCRKLVGSSNDNAWGSRNESWNWPQGLDSTRSSSFADHGCGKLWNCNEKTVDVREDGWGQGQGQREINSWSRGPANNNSTGVTSFENNNSIGSKEIGWRGNRNVSWGVRDSEYHDNETKHWDPNFRRGGWSSRGGGRKRESSVQHVNI, from the exons ATGGGAAATTGGAATCGGAGATATATGCCCAGAAGGAAGCCCAGGCACTACGACTACGAAGATCCGCCTCCAACTTCCCCAATATCATATTCTTCTG GACTTGCTCACAATAGGGTGCCATCATGGGAAATTGACTATTGTCATTCTTGTAAAGTTCCTTGGAATAAGGTGTTGGCATCCAAAAAGTACATATACAGTTATCCAAGTGTGCTGAATTGGGATGGTTCTGCTGGTAAAGAAGCATTGGAGAATGCAAAACAGCGATTTTGGGCCAAGATCAATGGTCTTCTATGCGATAAGCCTTTGCCAGACCCAGACATGTACATCAGTGAGATTGAGTGGAACCCTCAAATAGATCGTGAGTTGATGGAAGATCTGGATCATCAAGTTTTTAATCCAGATGAAGCAGAGAAGATAGAGCAGCTGGATACTATTAATGAAGAAGTTGAGTGCACTCAAACACAGCATGATAAAAACCAATACGCTAGTGATAACCAATGGGAAACAGATCAGGTGATAGGTACTGGAAATGTAAAAGAAGAGAATGGTTGGGGTAGGTGGGACGATTCATTAAATCTGACAAATGACGATCCATGGGAGCAAAGTTGCCGAAAACTTGTTGGTTCTTCAAATGATAATGCTTGGGGGAGTAGAAATGAGTCTTGGAATTGGCCCCAGGGGCTTGACAGTACAAGGTCATCTTCCTTTGCTGATCATGGATGCGGCAAGCTTTGGAATTGTAATGAGAAAACTGTGGATGTAAGAGAAGACGGATGGGGACAAGGACAAGGACAAAGAGAGATAAATTCTTGGAGTCGGGGTCCAGCAAATAACAATTCTACAGGAGTGACatcatttgaaaataacaattCTATAGGCTCAAAAGAGATAGGATGGAGGGGCAACAGGAATGTGTCTTGGGGTGTGCGCGATTCTGAATATCATGATAATGAGACTAAGCATTGGGATCCAAATTTCAGGCGGGGTGGATGGTCCTCTAGGGGTGGTGGCCGAAAGAGAGAGAGTTCTGTACAACACGTCAACATATAA
- the LOC125192266 gene encoding protein IQ-DOMAIN 11-like: MAKKKKTWFSLIKRFFISEPQPRREKDKRRRWVCRLLKVKELVPSSPRERLPWQLTATDTPELQQNGETAHPESSENHNHAIIRNNTLEASAAIKVQAAFRGYLARKALRALKGVVKLQALIRGWAVRQQAINTLKCLQSIVNIQSEVFSNKCERVTELRCKDYKSQDFSEKDIKVDLNSQKRWDDSTLTKEELKALLLTKREASIKRERVREYYLNHRRSAETERDKVYGRRRYWLEQWVDSQLAKSESPGNLIGTLSANSRNIDEIGGKLRNFQKQYQADVSESPAYVPRKPYHHRKQRSTGDETLFVGSPIIPAYMASTESAKAKARSTSSPRLRPLSFDVCSEITSPYKHKLSPISSINSELTSSSWVGNHYHMGSSHRSPRFKGSPGPIKSTMSTKDIKLWGLHHQIGTNVSPTACACPLGK; the protein is encoded by the exons ATggcaaagaagaagaagacctGGTTCAGTCTAATTAAGAGGTTTTTCATTTCAGAGCCACAACCAAGAAGGGAAAAG GATAAGCGAAGGAGATGGGTGTGCCGATTGCTTAAAGTGAAAGAACTCGTGCCATCGTCTCCGCGGGAAAGGCTACCATGGCAACTCACAGCAACAGACACTCCTGAGCTTCAGCAGAATGGGGAAACAGCTCATCCCGAATCTTCTGAAAACCACAATCATGCCATTATTCGCAACAACACATTAGAAGCTTCGGCTGCCATCAAAGTTCAAGCTGCATTTCGTGGTTATCTA GCTAGGAAAGCACTACGAGCACTGAAAGGAGTCGTCAAGCTTCAAGCTCTTATTCGAGGTTGGGCTGTTCGACAGCAAGCTATCAACACCCTCAAGTGTCTGCAGTCCATAGTAAACATCCAATCAGAAGTTTTCTCAAACAAGTGTGAAAGAGTTACGGAGTTGCGGTGTAAAGATTACAAATCACAGGATTTCAGCGAAAAGGACATAAAG GTAGATCTCAACAGCCAAAAGAGGTGGGATGACAGTACATTGACCAAGGAAGAGCTAAAAGCCCTGCTTCTTACTAAAAGAGAGGCTTCTatcaagagagagagggtTAGAGAATACTACTTGAACCACCGg AGATCTGCAGAAACAGAACGTGACAAGGTATATGGGAGACGGAGATATTGGTTAGAACAGTGGGTAGATTCCCAGCTAGCTAAAAGTGAAAGTCCAGGCAATTTGATTGGAACCTTGTCAGCTAATTCAAGAAACATAGATGAAATTGGGGGCAAACtgagaaattttcaaaagcaATATCAAGCAGATGTTTCAGAGTCTCCTGCATATGTCCCAAGAAAACCATATCATCATAGGAAGCAGCGGTCCACAGGAGATGAAACTTTATTTGTAGGTTCTCCTATCATTCCTGCATACATGGCCTCGACAGAATCTGCCAAAGCGAAAGCTAGATCAACGAGCTCCCCAAGATTACGACCACTTAGTTTTGATGTATGTTCTGAGATTACCTCTCCTTATAAGCATAAGCTGTCTCCAATATCATCTATTAACAGTGAGCTGACAAGCAGTAGTTGGGTTGGGAATCATTATCATATGGGATCCTCACATCGATCTCCACGCTTTAAAGGATCACCTGGTCCAATCAAATCAACGATGAGCACGAAGGACATCAAACTTTGGGGCCTTCATCACCAAATAGGTACTAATGTTTCTCCCACAGCTTGTGCATGTCCATTGGGGAAATAA